TGTGTCGCCGGCTTCGGCTGAAGACGCGACGTCGACCGGGAATCGTGTGTTCTTTCGCGGAGGTTATGCCCAACTCAGTAGCGATCGAAGCAACGAGCTGTTTACTGATGGGCACAGCACATTGGGCACAGGTCCCTCGAATGGCAGCAGCACCGGCTATTACGTCGGCGCCGGCACGGATCTCATGCTCACGAAAGACGTGTGGGGCATGATGAAAAATATCGCGGTCGTGGGCGAAATCGGAGTGGAATACAAACGGTGGAATTCCAACACCGTCGCGAACTCGGATACCGGTTCGGTGCCGGTCACTGGTGTGAGCACCGGTGGTACGACGCAGGTGCAACTGACCATGTTGACGGTCAGCGTGTCGCCAAAAGTGAAGTTTATGCAGGGCAGCGATTTCCAACCTTGGGTGATTCCCGTTGGACTCGACTTTCATGTGATCAGCCCGCCGTCGAATCAGACGCAATACTTGGACATCGGGGTGCAGTTCGGCGCCGGGGCGGAATATCGGATTTGGAAGGAGTTGTGGGTTGGCGCGGATAGCCGATACCACGTGGCTTCCAATCAAACCAACACGGTCAATAACTTCTGGACCATCGGTCCCTACATCGCGATCGGGTTCTAGCGGACGACAGAAGTTAGATCGTGCGCCTGTTCTCCGGTCGAGCGTCGCAGCGAGGGCGTAAAACGGATGACCCTATGAGACGGTCCTCGGCTTTATTCAAGAACTGTGCGACCTGCAGCCTGCGTGCCAAGGCGATCCTGTGCGACCTGGCCGACGCGGAGTCGGCCACGTTTCAGAAGCTTCGGCACTCCCTGCAGTACGACGCCCGGCAGACTGTGTTTTACGAGGGCCATGCCTGCCTCGGGCTGTACCTGCTCTGCTCGGGCAAGGTCAAGCTCACCCGCTCCTCGGCGCGGGGGCAGCGGCAGATCGTGCGCATCGCGGAGGGCGGAGACCTGATCGAGAAACACGTGTTCCGCAACGAGGCGCTTCATGAGGTGACCTGCGAGACGCTGGAGCCCTGCCATATCTGTTTCATAGACAAACGGGCGTACCTGGAACTCATCCGCCGGAACAGCGAATTGGCCATCAGGCTGATCCAATTGCTCAGCAGTGAACTGGGCCTCCGGATGGATCAGCGCGATCTCTTTGCATTCCGGAGCGGGCGGGAGCGGCTCGCAGCGCTGCTGTTGGAATTGGGGGCTCGTTTCGGCCAGAAGGCGGGCAGAGGGACGCTCATCGGGATCAATCTAAAGCGCGAAGAACTGGCGGATATGGCGGGAGTTGCCGTGGAAACCGCCATCCGCCTGCTCAGCGCTTTCTGCAAGGAGGGCCTCATCAGTCTCGACCGGCGGTCCATCACGCTGCTCAGCCGGGATCGCCTGGTCCGTATCGCCAAGCTCTGATACAGTCTGGCGATACTGGGGCTCGGCTGGAACCTCATCCGTTCCGATCAGAGGCGACCAGACCGGTCTTCTTTGTGAATCTATGACTCTACTCGTGATGTGGCTCCATCTCCTCGCGGCCGTTGCCTGGATCGGCGGTATGCTGTTCCTGTCGGTTGTGCTGGTGCCGGTGCTCAGGCGTGAGCCATTTGCATCCCAGAGGGCGGTACTGATTCGAACGACGGCCTTGCGATTCCGCGCGGTAGTCTGGAGCGCGATCATGGTCCTCTTAATCACGGGTCCTCTGTTGCTGCATGAAAGGGGGATTCCAATCACAGACCCGTCGGGATGGCCCAGGATCCTGGCGGCCAAGCTGGGACTCGTGACCATCCTATTATTCTTGACCCTGGCCCATGATTTTATCCTCGGGCCGCTCGTCGGGCAGATCATGCAACTTCCCATGGAAAGCCGTACCAGGTTCGATCGGGCTCTAGTCCTGTGGTCCCCCTGGGTCGCTCGCTTTTTGCTCATACTTGCGCTCGCCGTCCTGTTGGCCGCAGTCATTCTTGTGCGGAGCTGAAAAAGCCGTCATGAGGTCTGTTTGGTCTATCTAGTCTGTCTGGTCTATCTGGTTAGCTGGCACATTTAGTTCCTCTCATACTCCGAACCAAACCAAATAAACCAGAGAGACCAGACAGACTAGATAGACCAGACAGACCGTCTCTCAGTGAAACACGAGTACCGGGCAGGGCGTGTTGTGTAAGACGGCATGGGATACGCTGCCGAGCATGAAGCGGGTGATTCCTTGCCGGCCTCTTGTGCCCATCAGAATCAGGTCCGATCTTAGCGTAGTCGCTTGTTGCAGGATGATGGTAGCAGGTATGCCGACCGTAGCAACTCCGTGCGCCTGATAACCGATGGCGCGAAGCCGTTCCGCAACACCATTGAGGAAGTCAGTCTGCTTCTCCAATATCTCGGTAGAGGCAGCGGCCGCAGCGGCATCGTTTGGCCAGGGTGGTGCTGTTTCAGGCAATACGGTGAGCAGTGTGACCCCTGGAGCGGCAGCAGGATCTCTTTCATGGCCTTGACCGGGCCGTTGACGATCAAGGTGGCGCAGGGGGCCAGAGTGAGGACGCGATGTGACACACTGCCGAACAGCCGCTCTTTGACGGGGCCAAGGCCCCGTGCCCCCATCACGATGAGATCGGCCTTCTGCTCCTCAGCCATCGCTACAATGGCCTCTGCCGGAGACCCGATTCGAAGCTGTTTCGTCGAAGGGCCTGCGTGCGGCGGGAGGAGGGACTGGATTCGATCGAGCAGCCGCTCGCCGTCTTCTCTCATGCTCTGCTCGAGAGTCTTATAAATCTCTTCCGCCGCTTCCGGCATCATCATCGGATAGGCCGGTTTCGGAACGTCCAGCACGTGAAACAGGGTGAGCTGTTCTGCCCTGGCAAAGTATTTCAGAGCGTGAACTGCCTCATAAGAATTATCCGATCCGTCAACCGCGAGTATGGTTTTCATCGAGGACGCTCCTTTGTTCGTGGGCCTGTGCCCTCGGCGAGGCAGGGCGAAAGTATTGCTGAAACCAGATAAGCGCGTGCTCAGCCACCTCTTCGAGCGTGCCTGGTTCTTCGAACAGGTGCGAGGCGCCGGGCACGATGACCATACGTTTAGGGCAGGTCAGCAACCGGTAAGCCGCTCGATTCATCTCGATGACCGGTTCGTCGTCTCCGCCGACAATCAGCATTGTCGGCGCTGTGACCGACGAGAGGTAGGGTTCGGCCAGATCTGGTCTGCCACCCCGCGACACGACAGCTCGAATGGACGAGGGATCCCTGGCTGCCGCTTGCAGGGCCGCGCCGGCTCCGGTACTGGCCCCGAAATAGCCGAGGTCCAGGCCCTTCGTTCGACCGTCCTGTTCGAGCCAGTCTTTGGACCAGAGAACCCGATCAGCCAGGAGGTCGATGTCGAAGACCTTACTCCGGTCCTCTGCTTCATCGGGAGTCAGGAGATCGATCAGGAGCGTGCCCACCCTTCCTTGCTGGAGCTTACGGGCAACGAAATTATTGCGGGGGCTGAATCGCCCGCTGCCGCTTCCGTGCGCGAAGACCACTATTCCAAGCGCCTGCGCCGGAAGGCCGAGGATTCCTTCGAGGGACAGAGACCCCCGCGTGAGTTTTACCGTTGTTTCACTCATTGCCCCTCACCTTGAGGGCTGCGACCCTGATCAATGTTACGGGGCGATTATGGGAAAACCGTCCGTATCGTCGCCCGGTCACCATTCGATGCTCACTGACAATCAGTGGGGCAGAAAAACAAGATGTAGACCCCCACCGCGAGTCCGACTAGGACAGCTCCCAGCAACAGCCATTGTGTCCTTGTCATAGATGCGTGCTCCGTTGCGTTACACAGAGACCAGCAAGTCCGGTGCCGTTTCCGTAATAGCCTCGTGAAGCGTGAAACGTGAAGCGTGAAACGTGAGTCATAAGGAACGAAGAGGAATCTGTTGCCTTTTGCCACAGAGAGAAAGGCCAAACTGTAGCAGGACACCCCCGCCTGACATGCGAGAAACCGACCGCTGATGGCTTAAGGTCCGGCAGGAGAGAGAAATTCTCTGATTCCATCAAGCTATCAGCCTTCAGCCTTCAGCCTAGATCGGATGGCACCGGCCTTGCTGATACAGGGGATACAGGGAATGAGTCAAACTCTTGGAGGGGTGGCATGGCGGAGTCGCTTTTTAGAAAGATTCTTGTGCCGATAGATTTTTCTCCTTGCTCGGAAGAAGCCTTTCGCGTCGCGCTCACTCTTGCCAAGACATTTCAATCGGAGTTGCTGCTGTTACATGTAGTCGACACGAGTGCACTGGCGACCTTCAATCAGCTGGGGTTATTGGCGGTGCCCTCAGATGCGCAAGGCCAGAAGCGTCGGCTGCGGCATCATGCGCGACTGAATGTGCGGCGATTGCTTGAATTGGAGGCAGCCAAAGGTGTGGCTGTGAAACGAATCATCTTAGAGGGCGGCCCGTTTGTGGAGATTGCGAAGACAGCCCGGATCGAAAAAGTGGATCTAGTGGTGATGGGGAGTTACGGCGGGCGTTCAGGGAACGTGGATAAGATTTTTTTCGGCAGTACCGCAGAAAAAGTGGTACGAACCGCTGGGTGTCCGGTGCTGACTGTTCCATTGCTGTCCAAGCCGAGGCGATCAGTCGAGCATACGTTGAAAGGGAGGTAAGCATGACAAGTCGGAAAGCGCAGCAGGGATGGCTTCTGGTGCTTGCCATCACTGGCTGGTTTTGGTGGGAGACCGCAGGGCCGGTGTTTTCGCAGTCGGAGCAGGTCGTCCAGGTCACGATCAAAGATTTCAAGTTCGTGACCAAACAGGACGTGCTCCGTCTCGGATTTCCCACAGTCATTAAGGTCAGGAATGAGGATGCCGAACGGCACGATTTTGGGTCGGCTATGTTTGAGGGCCTGCCCACCCAGATCGAGAAGGACGGAGTGATTGTCTATGGGCGAGGCCTCGGGGGAGTCTATCTCGACCCCAAACGGGATACGGTGATTCGGTTTAACCTGTCACGGCCTGGCCGATATGAGTTCCGTTGCTCCATCCATCCGAATATGGCGGGTGAGCTGCTCTTGCTCAGCGCGGAGGCAGTGTAAACAATATGCAGGCTGCTGAAAAAGTCCACCAGCGTCGTTCTCGGCTCATCGAAATCCTCAACGTACCCCAGAGGGTACGCCTCCGGTTTCGACTCGCCTGCGGCCTTGCTGGATGGCCTTTTTGAGCAGCCTGTGCGCCGTCGAAGTTTTGCCATGCTGGAATAGTTCTTCAGCTGTCTGCCAGACGTTATGGGTCGGAAGGTAAGGAGACGAGTGCCTTGATTAAGCGAATCCTGTTTGCCACGGATTTTTCACTCTGGGCCAAGCGGGCGGAAGACTATGCCTGTTTTATGGCCTGTTCGTGGAGGGCTTCTTTGACAGTGCTCAGCGTCGCGGAATTTCTACCGGGGCTCAATCCCGATTACTCGGTCAATCAGCAATACTTGGCTGAGCTGCTCAAGCAGGCATCGTCGCAGTTAGTCGACCTCAAGGCTCGTGCGGAGCGGCGTGGCATTGCGGTTACGACGAGAGTGGCTACGGGGATTCCGAGTGAAGAGGTGATCACTGCCGCGAAGGCAGAGGACTCGGATCTCCTCGTCGTAGGGACCAGGGGGAAGACCGGCCTCGCACATATCTTGTTGGGCAGTACCGCTGAGCGGGTCATTCGAGGAGCTCCCTGCCCGGTATTGACGGTGCGAACGGAGCCGGCCGACTCAGAGGAGAGAGGTACTCTGTCGAGACCGGTCACGCTCGAAAGGATCCTCATGCCGGTCGATTTTTCAGACTGCTCCCTCGATGCATTGGAGTACGCGGTTGTAGTGGCGCAGCAGGCGAAGGCCTCCCTCGTGTTGTTGCATGTTCTGGAGCCAGTCTCGTACGGTTTGGACTTTAGCTTCGGCGATAGCAAGAGACGCGGCCAGGAACGAGCGAGTTGGACGAAACGACTGGAAGAGTTGACATGCTCGCACAGGGATTCCCAGGTACCGATGGAATCCCTGTTACGGGGCGGCTCTCCGGCCGATTCAATCCTGGATTCTGCCAAGACCCTGCCCTGTGATCTCATTGTCATGGGGACGCACGGACGGCGTGGAATTTCGCACAGCATCTCCGGCAGCGTAGCGGAGGCAGTCCTGCGAAAAGCGCTCTGTCCTGTCATTGCAGTACGCAGCCAAAAATTGGGACCTGGCC
This portion of the Nitrospirota bacterium genome encodes:
- a CDS encoding universal stress protein, with the protein product MAESLFRKILVPIDFSPCSEEAFRVALTLAKTFQSELLLLHVVDTSALATFNQLGLLAVPSDAQGQKRRLRHHARLNVRRLLELEAAKGVAVKRIILEGGPFVEIAKTARIEKVDLVVMGSYGGRSGNVDKIFFGSTAEKVVRTAGCPVLTVPLLSKPRRSVEHTLKGR
- a CDS encoding Crp/Fnr family transcriptional regulator; translation: MRRSSALFKNCATCSLRAKAILCDLADAESATFQKLRHSLQYDARQTVFYEGHACLGLYLLCSGKVKLTRSSARGQRQIVRIAEGGDLIEKHVFRNEALHEVTCETLEPCHICFIDKRAYLELIRRNSELAIRLIQLLSSELGLRMDQRDLFAFRSGRERLAALLLELGARFGQKAGRGTLIGINLKREELADMAGVAVETAIRLLSAFCKEGLISLDRRSITLLSRDRLVRIAKL
- a CDS encoding universal stress protein yields the protein MKTILAVDGSDNSYEAVHALKYFARAEQLTLFHVLDVPKPAYPMMMPEAAEEIYKTLEQSMREDGERLLDRIQSLLPPHAGPSTKQLRIGSPAEAIVAMAEEQKADLIVMGARGLGPVKERLFGSVSHRVLTLAPCATLIVNGPVKAMKEILLPLQGSHCSPYCLKQHHPGQTMPLRPLPLPRYWRSRLTSSMVLRNGFAPSVIRRTELLRSAYLLPSSCNKRLR
- a CDS encoding outer membrane beta-barrel protein; the protein is MIERGSLRFRLAGWLSVVLLLIAAVPAVCAVSPASAEDATSTGNRVFFRGGYAQLSSDRSNELFTDGHSTLGTGPSNGSSTGYYVGAGTDLMLTKDVWGMMKNIAVVGEIGVEYKRWNSNTVANSDTGSVPVTGVSTGGTTQVQLTMLTVSVSPKVKFMQGSDFQPWVIPVGLDFHVISPPSNQTQYLDIGVQFGAGAEYRIWKELWVGADSRYHVASNQTNTVNNFWTIGPYIAIGF
- a CDS encoding cupredoxin domain-containing protein, translating into MTSRKAQQGWLLVLAITGWFWWETAGPVFSQSEQVVQVTIKDFKFVTKQDVLRLGFPTVIKVRNEDAERHDFGSAMFEGLPTQIEKDGVIVYGRGLGGVYLDPKRDTVIRFNLSRPGRYEFRCSIHPNMAGELLLLSAEAV
- a CDS encoding alpha/beta hydrolase, whose protein sequence is MSETTVKLTRGSLSLEGILGLPAQALGIVVFAHGSGSGRFSPRNNFVARKLQQGRVGTLLIDLLTPDEAEDRSKVFDIDLLADRVLWSKDWLEQDGRTKGLDLGYFGASTGAGAALQAAARDPSSIRAVVSRGGRPDLAEPYLSSVTAPTMLIVGGDDEPVIEMNRAAYRLLTCPKRMVIVPGASHLFEEPGTLEEVAEHALIWFQQYFRPASPRAQAHEQRSVLDENHTRG
- a CDS encoding universal stress protein, with protein sequence MIKRILFATDFSLWAKRAEDYACFMACSWRASLTVLSVAEFLPGLNPDYSVNQQYLAELLKQASSQLVDLKARAERRGIAVTTRVATGIPSEEVITAAKAEDSDLLVVGTRGKTGLAHILLGSTAERVIRGAPCPVLTVRTEPADSEERGTLSRPVTLERILMPVDFSDCSLDALEYAVVVAQQAKASLVLLHVLEPVSYGLDFSFGDSKRRGQERASWTKRLEELTCSHRDSQVPMESLLRGGSPADSILDSAKTLPCDLIVMGTHGRRGISHSISGSVAEAVLRKALCPVIAVRSQKLGPGRSRVISTEVTPVTHT